The proteins below are encoded in one region of Arenibacter algicola:
- a CDS encoding alpha/beta hydrolase family protein: MNRQSIVILLSVFCSMLTFPQSFEQKVEAKFDQPNNIRQYLCKVASDITHNSLNDIKNLEDWEAVREERHQQFLEMLGLQGKPFEGKRPPLNVTKTGSIQKKGYRIEKLYYESLPGLYVPANLYIPNGIKKPLPAILYVSGHAHSQKYNYQAHAKNFAENGFVCLIIETIQRGEVEGEHLGQESNGWFHWYSRGYNPAGVEVWNGIRGLDLLSQMPEVDKNNLGVTGISGGGSQSWYLPAADSRIKAAAAVAGASSLEGQIVQKTIDDHCDCMMPINTYGIDFSDIGALIAPRPFMIAQPNRDLYYSIEAVHTLFHKTKPIYSFYGKPENLIMKDASGGHSYGSKEELRPEILAFFLKELKGKNISRDKLREIDTSLELSEEALKAYVNGVPKDDRTKTIQDSFVELASPPEINTVEQLDSYKNEVKAFLKEKTFSAFPEKPASLDMRLDFTSSSSSGNERKDYSFISEEGWRLKLSLQSGQPTDNNQPLLLVLKNPNEERYESAALVGGLRGKVIIAYFEARGIGETGWSQSEQWHIRRASAWTGRTIASMRVYDVLRCLQAMRGIPGVDTDNISILALGEMAAIASYTALLDGNVKSLLIKDPPATQNVPSDPTGKGEAIEMLNCLRVTDLPQVAGLQFPNQLVIIGSQPTTYDWAKELYNNLDRPGAYKSIQKVSQWLDN, translated from the coding sequence ATGAATAGGCAATCCATCGTAATCCTACTTTCTGTATTTTGCTCCATGTTGACATTCCCTCAATCTTTTGAGCAAAAAGTGGAGGCTAAATTTGACCAACCAAATAACATCCGGCAATATCTGTGCAAGGTGGCCAGCGACATTACCCATAATTCCTTAAATGATATTAAAAATTTGGAGGACTGGGAAGCCGTTCGGGAGGAACGGCATCAACAATTTTTGGAGATGTTGGGGCTGCAAGGAAAGCCTTTTGAAGGAAAGAGGCCTCCTCTAAATGTGACCAAAACAGGAAGTATTCAAAAAAAGGGATACCGGATCGAAAAGTTGTACTACGAATCTTTGCCCGGTCTATATGTGCCCGCAAACCTCTACATTCCGAATGGAATCAAAAAACCGCTGCCCGCCATATTGTATGTTAGTGGCCATGCTCATTCCCAAAAATACAACTATCAGGCACATGCCAAGAATTTCGCCGAAAACGGTTTTGTATGCCTAATTATCGAAACCATTCAACGAGGAGAGGTAGAAGGCGAACACTTAGGCCAGGAATCGAACGGATGGTTCCATTGGTACAGCCGCGGCTACAATCCTGCGGGCGTGGAAGTATGGAACGGCATTAGGGGCTTGGATCTATTGTCCCAAATGCCAGAAGTAGATAAAAATAATCTTGGTGTAACCGGTATTTCGGGAGGAGGTTCCCAAAGCTGGTATCTGCCAGCTGCCGATTCAAGAATCAAGGCAGCGGCGGCCGTAGCCGGCGCAAGTTCGTTGGAAGGCCAAATTGTTCAAAAAACTATCGACGACCATTGCGACTGTATGATGCCGATCAACACCTATGGCATCGACTTTTCCGACATCGGCGCATTGATAGCGCCACGACCATTTATGATTGCGCAACCAAATCGTGACCTGTACTATTCCATCGAGGCCGTCCATACATTGTTCCACAAAACAAAACCCATTTACTCGTTTTACGGAAAGCCAGAAAATTTAATTATGAAAGATGCTTCCGGAGGACATAGTTATGGATCGAAGGAAGAATTGCGCCCTGAAATTCTAGCGTTCTTTTTAAAGGAATTAAAGGGTAAAAATATCTCACGGGATAAATTGAGAGAAATCGACACTTCGTTGGAACTCTCAGAAGAAGCATTGAAAGCTTATGTAAATGGAGTACCAAAAGACGATAGAACAAAAACCATTCAGGATTCGTTCGTGGAGCTGGCCTCACCACCAGAAATTAATACGGTAGAACAGCTGGATTCCTATAAAAACGAGGTAAAGGCTTTTTTGAAGGAAAAAACGTTTAGTGCCTTTCCTGAAAAACCAGCATCCTTGGACATGCGATTGGATTTTACATCATCGAGCTCATCGGGCAACGAAAGAAAAGACTACAGTTTTATTTCCGAGGAAGGATGGCGGTTGAAGCTCTCCCTACAATCGGGGCAACCGACTGATAATAACCAACCCCTTCTTTTAGTCTTAAAGAACCCTAATGAAGAACGTTATGAATCGGCCGCTTTGGTTGGTGGTCTTAGGGGGAAAGTAATCATTGCCTATTTTGAGGCACGGGGGATCGGTGAAACGGGTTGGTCTCAGTCAGAACAGTGGCATATTCGCCGAGCTTCAGCTTGGACAGGAAGAACCATCGCCTCCATGCGTGTTTATGACGTGTTACGTTGTTTGCAAGCCATGCGCGGCATCCCGGGCGTAGATACCGACAACATTAGTATTCTTGCCCTGGGAGAAATGGCAGCCATTGCCTCATATACGGCCCTATTGGACGGTAATGTAAAATCTCTTCTGATTAAAGATCCCCCAGCAACCCAGAACGTGCCTAGCGACCCAACCGGCAAGGGCGAAGCCATAGAAATGCTCAATTGTTTGAGGGTGACCGATCTACCGCAAGTGGCTGGTTTGCAATTTCCCAATCAACTCGTTATAATTGGTAGTCAGCCCACAACTTACGATTGGGCCAAAGAGCTTTACAATAATTTGGATAGGCCTGGTGCCTACAAATCCATTCAAAAAGTATCCCAATGGCTTGATAATTAA
- a CDS encoding CatB-related O-acetyltransferase — protein MNSPDKNNPFPLENYDRLCFLKNIIKNPNILVGDYTYYDDFEDVANFEKNVKYHFDFVGDKLIIGKFCMIASNVTFIMNGANHLSSSISSYPFAIFGKDWSRAMDGKSYPNKGNTVIGNDVWIGYNTTIMPGLTIGDGAIIASNSTVTKDVEPYSVVGGNPAQLIRKRFSEADISKLLKLQWWDWPIEKITANVQNLTGAKLNELL, from the coding sequence ATGAACTCACCTGATAAAAACAATCCCTTTCCTTTAGAGAATTACGATCGACTCTGCTTTTTAAAAAATATTATAAAGAACCCCAATATCCTTGTTGGCGATTACACCTATTACGATGATTTTGAGGATGTGGCCAATTTTGAGAAAAATGTGAAATATCATTTCGACTTTGTGGGAGACAAGCTCATTATTGGAAAATTCTGTATGATTGCCTCCAATGTGACCTTTATTATGAACGGGGCCAATCATTTAAGCAGCTCCATTTCCTCCTATCCCTTCGCCATTTTTGGCAAGGATTGGAGCCGCGCCATGGACGGAAAAAGCTATCCTAACAAAGGCAATACGGTAATAGGCAATGATGTTTGGATCGGCTATAATACAACGATAATGCCGGGATTAACCATTGGCGATGGCGCTATAATTGCCAGTAATTCAACGGTAACCAAAGACGTTGAACCTTATAGTGTGGTAGGCGGAAATCCAGCCCAGTTGATCCGAAAGCGCTTTTCCGAAGCGGATATTTCCAAATTATTAAAACTGCAATGGTGGGATTGGCCCATTGAAAAAATAACGGCCAATGTCCAAAATCTGACTGGCGCTAAATTAAACGAATTACTTTAA
- a CDS encoding helix-turn-helix domain-containing protein, with amino-acid sequence MPSNKNRRIAVIMFTDIVGYTALMQRDENAAAEMRARHRQEFEKHHKLHNGEILQYYGDGTLSVFSSGLEAVECAIAIQKALQQESAVPLRIGLHLGDIVFDGTEVYGDGVNLASRIESLGVAGSILLSGKLNDELKNHPHIPTLSLGRFSLKNIAKPIEIFAINMEGVQVPSRSDLVEVPKTEPKSIAVLPFVNMSSNTDNEYFSDGMTEEIINALAKIKGLKVTSRTSSFHFKNINLPIAQIGKELNVSTILEGSVRLSNNKMRITAQLIDVKDDFHFWSETFDRSLEDVFAVQDEISLFIAERLREHIGHFEIEGQLVQDPEVPIDIYHRYLKSRYHILKMGKSDIETGMSILETIIEDYPHFALAHLGMHLAYTLLGTIGFVPLHEAFAKGQPFLEKAIQIDENLPECQLHLSYASFIQNWDLPGAYRHLNKVYEAGPLVDYYPSMASILVAEGSFGAARTYIETALQLDPFSSINYHLKGFIDYCEEKFDAAITAFEKGVELKVDFKTSTLYWGQSLLLMGKGKEGLAFFEKLPQNETEDIMRLGGTTMAHAVLGNKDKAEKGIAMLEVAMETDFMGRAINLLILCNALLGKVPETIRLIEQGVAQRLPMMIYIFVEPILKPFFGMPRFQELRREVLGEDSKLSTNKRRYQKSLFNKKQLKEYRENLDRLMLEEEPYIDPNLTLPILAEMMEIPSNHLSQLLNEGYGKNFADFVNSYRLEAFKAKVADKSQGHLTILALAYDSGFNSKTVFNTYFKKTMGTTPSAYWKKIVS; translated from the coding sequence ATGCCAAGCAATAAAAACCGCCGTATTGCAGTCATAATGTTTACCGATATTGTTGGCTACACCGCTCTGATGCAGCGGGATGAAAATGCCGCAGCGGAAATGCGGGCCCGTCATAGGCAGGAATTTGAAAAACATCATAAACTTCATAATGGGGAAATCCTACAATATTATGGCGATGGAACCCTGAGCGTTTTTAGCAGTGGGTTGGAGGCAGTGGAATGTGCTATAGCTATACAAAAGGCCTTGCAACAGGAAAGTGCCGTGCCTCTGCGCATTGGGCTACATCTAGGCGATATTGTTTTTGATGGAACGGAAGTTTATGGAGACGGGGTAAATTTGGCTTCCCGTATAGAGAGTTTGGGGGTTGCAGGTTCAATACTCCTATCGGGCAAACTAAATGATGAGCTTAAAAATCATCCGCATATTCCCACCCTGTCCTTAGGCCGTTTTAGTTTAAAGAATATTGCTAAACCGATTGAAATATTTGCAATTAATATGGAAGGTGTACAGGTGCCCAGCCGTTCGGACCTGGTCGAGGTTCCTAAAACTGAGCCCAAATCTATTGCTGTTCTCCCTTTTGTAAATATGAGTTCCAATACGGACAACGAGTATTTTAGTGATGGCATGACGGAGGAAATCATAAACGCCCTTGCTAAAATAAAGGGCTTAAAAGTAACTTCAAGAACCTCCTCCTTTCACTTTAAAAATATTAATCTACCTATAGCACAGATTGGCAAGGAACTTAATGTATCTACCATTTTGGAAGGCAGTGTGCGCTTGTCCAACAATAAAATGCGCATAACGGCACAGCTGATAGATGTTAAGGACGATTTTCATTTTTGGTCGGAGACCTTTGATAGGTCCTTGGAAGATGTTTTTGCCGTTCAAGATGAAATTAGCCTGTTCATTGCCGAAAGGTTGCGGGAACATATTGGACATTTTGAAATTGAAGGCCAATTGGTCCAAGATCCCGAAGTGCCAATTGATATATACCATCGCTATTTAAAAAGCAGGTATCATATTTTAAAGATGGGCAAATCCGACATTGAAACAGGGATGTCAATTTTAGAAACAATTATAGAGGATTACCCTCATTTTGCATTGGCCCATCTGGGGATGCATCTGGCCTACACCCTGTTGGGTACAATAGGCTTTGTGCCATTACACGAGGCCTTTGCAAAGGGACAGCCATTTCTGGAAAAGGCAATACAAATAGACGAAAATCTACCGGAATGTCAATTGCACCTGTCTTACGCCTCCTTTATTCAAAATTGGGATCTTCCTGGAGCATATCGGCATTTAAACAAAGTGTATGAAGCGGGACCACTTGTTGACTATTACCCGAGTATGGCATCCATTTTGGTAGCCGAAGGAAGCTTTGGTGCGGCCCGAACCTATATTGAAACCGCCCTTCAGCTCGATCCTTTTTCATCTATAAATTATCACTTAAAAGGATTTATAGATTACTGTGAAGAGAAATTTGATGCTGCCATCACTGCTTTTGAAAAGGGAGTAGAGCTCAAAGTAGATTTTAAAACTTCTACCTTGTATTGGGGACAGTCATTGTTGCTGATGGGTAAAGGCAAGGAAGGCTTGGCCTTTTTTGAGAAATTGCCACAGAATGAAACCGAAGATATCATGAGGCTGGGAGGAACAACAATGGCCCACGCCGTTTTAGGAAATAAGGATAAGGCCGAAAAGGGAATTGCCATGTTGGAGGTAGCTATGGAAACCGATTTTATGGGGAGGGCTATAAACTTGCTTATTCTCTGCAATGCGCTCTTGGGCAAGGTGCCGGAAACCATTAGGTTAATAGAACAGGGTGTTGCCCAAAGATTACCAATGATGATTTACATTTTTGTGGAACCAATACTCAAGCCATTTTTTGGAATGCCCCGATTTCAGGAGCTTAGGAGGGAAGTTTTGGGAGAAGACAGTAAGCTTTCGACCAATAAACGGAGGTATCAAAAATCGTTATTCAATAAAAAACAGCTAAAGGAATACAGGGAAAATTTGGATCGGTTAATGTTGGAAGAGGAGCCATACATAGATCCCAACCTTACACTGCCCATTTTGGCGGAAATGATGGAAATTCCTTCCAATCATCTTTCCCAGCTGCTCAATGAGGGTTATGGGAAAAATTTTGCAGACTTTGTAAATTCCTACCGTTTGGAAGCTTTTAAGGCCAAAGTGGCCGACAAATCCCAAGGACATCTTACTATACTTGCGCTGGCATATGATAGTGGATTTAACTCCAAGACCGTTTTCAATACCTATTTCAAAAAGACAATGGGTACAACCCCCAGCGCCTATTGGAAAAAAATTGTGTCTTAA
- a CDS encoding leucine-rich repeat domain-containing protein, with protein MNSTYIIGKAIRLAILITILLTSCSSSDTDSDDNQYLDITDASFEAILIKEGIDSDGTLNQRMLRKDALEVSVLDLNFSSETVISDLTGIEGFVGLKKLSAMQQEITEIDLSYNTLLDSLVLAGNYISNIDISNNPNLVLLDVQSNQLSAINGLSKAVHLKELNLSFNELEEFSIENETLEILKISNNLLHSFDVKGSMNLKNILLTTNELTSVDFSKNILLETLLISDNNIQNIDLEHNTSLTHLYISSNSLTDLDVGNNQELVDLKVDRNPNLSCIKIQGAQNIPNVSISEYQELNTSCE; from the coding sequence ATGAATAGTACATATATCATTGGGAAGGCAATTCGCTTGGCAATTCTGATTACAATATTATTAACATCATGTTCCAGTAGCGATACGGACTCCGATGATAATCAATACCTGGACATAACGGATGCTAGTTTTGAAGCTATATTAATTAAAGAGGGTATAGATTCGGACGGAACCCTAAATCAAAGAATGTTGAGGAAAGACGCGTTGGAAGTGAGTGTTCTTGATTTAAATTTTTCAAGTGAGACTGTAATAAGTGATTTGACCGGAATTGAAGGTTTTGTGGGGCTAAAGAAGCTATCCGCAATGCAGCAAGAAATAACGGAAATCGACTTAAGTTACAATACTTTGTTGGACAGTTTAGTTCTTGCAGGCAACTATATCTCTAATATTGATATCAGTAACAACCCCAATTTAGTTTTATTGGATGTGCAGTCTAACCAACTTAGTGCCATTAACGGACTTTCCAAAGCGGTTCACTTAAAAGAATTAAATCTATCCTTTAACGAATTGGAAGAATTTAGCATTGAAAATGAAACTCTTGAAATATTGAAAATAAGTAACAACTTATTACATTCCTTTGATGTCAAGGGGTCTATGAATCTGAAAAATATATTACTGACTACGAATGAGCTGACTTCTGTAGATTTTAGTAAAAATATACTTTTGGAAACCCTATTGATTTCTGACAATAATATTCAGAACATTGATCTTGAACATAATACCAGTTTAACGCACCTATACATTTCAAGCAATTCACTTACAGATCTAGATGTGGGCAACAATCAGGAACTAGTTGATTTAAAGGTGGATAGAAATCCCAATTTAAGCTGTATCAAAATCCAAGGTGCTCAGAACATACCTAATGTATCAATATCGGAATATCAAGAATTAAATACTTCCTGCGAATAA
- a CDS encoding GNAT family N-acetyltransferase yields MTYKIDTISKTEFPEVVVVWEASVRATHHFLDEKDIQYFKPLILNEYLNAVQLGCIRNTDKEIIGFMGVADRQLEMLFIHPEYRGMGVGKSLLTYSIHELNVNKVDVNEQNEQAVEFYKHCGFEIISRSELDASGKPYPILHMELKR; encoded by the coding sequence ATGACATATAAAATAGATACGATTTCCAAAACCGAATTCCCTGAAGTGGTTGTGGTTTGGGAGGCATCGGTCAGGGCCACACACCACTTTTTAGATGAAAAGGACATTCAATATTTTAAACCGCTAATATTGAACGAGTATTTAAATGCTGTCCAATTAGGGTGTATTAGGAATACGGATAAGGAGATAATCGGTTTTATGGGGGTGGCAGATCGGCAATTGGAAATGCTATTTATACATCCCGAATACAGGGGAATGGGAGTAGGCAAGAGTTTATTGACTTATTCCATTCATGAATTGAATGTTAATAAAGTCGATGTTAATGAACAGAACGAACAGGCTGTTGAATTTTATAAGCATTGTGGATTTGAAATAATAAGTCGTTCAGAATTGGATGCTTCAGGAAAACCCTACCCTATATTACATATGGAATTAAAAAGGTAA
- a CDS encoding NAD(P)-dependent alcohol dehydrogenase, protein MKAIIITKYGSPKVLQLQDVPKPTPKENEILIKVKAANVTTADTMMRKGNPWYGRLFIGLTKPKYPIAGTGFSGTIEAVGGSVQRFQVGDEVFGESVFGAGANAQYLCVSEDGLVGVKPKNVAHEVLACVCDGPLTSWNYLKEMANVKSGQRVLINGASGSLGSAAVQLANYLGAEVTAVCSSSNFDMVRSLGADHAIDYTKVDFTKTANRYDVIFDTVGKSSFPACKEILNKNGTYLSPVLSMPLLVQMLWTSKFGSKKAKFMATGLLAVPKLRTMLHELTKLLIAGKLKLVIDKRYSLHEVSIAHSYVDTGRKKGNVVINL, encoded by the coding sequence ATGAAAGCGATCATAATTACAAAGTATGGTTCTCCCAAGGTTTTGCAACTTCAGGATGTTCCAAAACCTACACCTAAAGAAAATGAGATTTTGATTAAGGTAAAAGCGGCCAACGTTACCACTGCCGATACCATGATGCGTAAAGGGAATCCTTGGTACGGTAGACTTTTTATTGGTTTAACAAAGCCCAAGTATCCTATAGCCGGAACGGGTTTTTCTGGAACCATTGAGGCTGTTGGAGGCAGTGTGCAACGTTTCCAAGTAGGGGATGAAGTCTTTGGGGAGTCTGTTTTTGGTGCAGGCGCCAATGCGCAATATTTATGTGTTTCAGAAGACGGTTTAGTGGGGGTTAAGCCTAAAAATGTAGCTCATGAAGTACTTGCATGTGTGTGTGACGGGCCTTTGACCTCTTGGAATTATTTAAAGGAAATGGCCAATGTGAAAAGTGGACAAAGAGTGCTAATTAATGGGGCTTCGGGAAGTCTAGGTTCTGCAGCGGTGCAATTGGCCAATTATCTTGGCGCGGAAGTAACCGCGGTTTGCAGTTCCTCCAATTTTGACATGGTAAGATCGCTCGGAGCGGATCATGCCATAGATTATACAAAGGTGGATTTTACTAAAACAGCTAACAGATACGATGTTATTTTTGATACCGTGGGTAAGAGCTCGTTCCCTGCATGCAAGGAAATACTTAATAAAAATGGCACCTACCTATCGCCTGTACTAAGTATGCCACTACTAGTTCAAATGCTGTGGACCTCCAAATTTGGCAGCAAAAAGGCAAAGTTTATGGCGACCGGACTTTTAGCTGTTCCAAAACTTAGGACAATGTTGCATGAGCTCACAAAGCTTTTGATTGCCGGGAAACTAAAATTGGTCATAGATAAACGCTATTCCCTCCATGAAGTTAGTATAGCCCACAGCTATGTGGACACTGGTCGCAAAAAAGGCAATGTGGTTATAAATTTGTAG
- a CDS encoding DUF1549 domain-containing protein translates to MDINSWDWIFQLLGRLHPLVVHFPIGLLVVALFLEFLTLGGKRQGLREGINWMVFLGAVFALLAAVLGWLLRTYDDYDGDLVLFHQNAGIATAVLAVVTAYILRTTLKGKLSSYIYYRIGLFATVLVLVVAGHLGANLTHGEDYLTSVLPHNQDSYDNDRTKVLLAELKGLDSLSEAQQEDLNLGVRAILAHNCYQCHSENKQKGDLVLDNKRGVYQGGKSGPIIVEGRPEESEMFIRVSLPPDHDDVMPKKGKVLKESEIGLIELWIKNGAKWSDGALKIFPEAELALSQPELPKGNTESHPVDKIMDSYFKEKRMKWPEVVDDRTFIRRAYLDILGLLPEPLKIDQFVGNRDKEKRAKLIDELLADKHNYTQHWLSFWNDILRNDYSGPGFITGGRKQITDWLYKSLMENKPYDVMVKELINPTEASEGFIKGIKWRGLVNASQRTEMQAAQNIGQSLMGVNVKCASCHNSFVSNLTLEQSYGFASIFADSIMELNRCDMPIGKMAEVNFLYPELGSVEAESVKERLLLLSEVMVKPENGRLYRTITNRFWKRLMGRGIVEPVDEMDNEPWNADLLDWLAAIFVESDYDIRHLMKTIMTSKSYQLESTRLENQEDLQKGYVFNGPILRRLSAEQFSDAVSQVVAPMYYAAAYDPDNEGLPSNRIWHREIKFDRDVLPEPGKRYFRNSFNLNDNKIQAAKALISVDHSYVLYLNGQKISEGTDWRKVDRLEVTNMLVQGDNILAIEGNNEGTIANPAGILFAMKIQYADGSEKLITSNDKWKSTDKEPGKGWVNVKYDDGSWQGTRNYGSSNWDKLVNFTFDNPEKEFARASLVKQHPFMKVMGRPTRENVATTRDEQATLLQALELTNGEYFNGVLKEGAAEWLKKYGDRNEEIVLNLYQKTLGRNPTDKEKGIMLSALQTDAKEEALQDLFWSMFISPEFQFIY, encoded by the coding sequence ATGGACATTAATTCTTGGGACTGGATATTTCAGTTGTTGGGACGCTTGCACCCTTTGGTGGTACATTTCCCCATAGGCCTATTGGTGGTTGCTTTGTTTTTGGAATTTTTGACCTTGGGAGGCAAAAGACAGGGCCTCAGGGAAGGGATTAATTGGATGGTTTTTTTGGGGGCTGTATTCGCCCTGCTGGCCGCAGTCTTGGGTTGGCTGCTTCGTACTTACGACGATTATGATGGTGATTTGGTTCTGTTTCACCAGAATGCGGGTATTGCCACAGCTGTATTGGCAGTAGTTACCGCTTATATTTTGCGCACTACTTTGAAAGGTAAACTTAGCTCGTATATATATTATCGAATTGGGCTATTTGCAACAGTATTGGTTTTGGTGGTTGCGGGTCATTTGGGGGCAAATCTGACCCATGGGGAAGATTATTTAACCAGTGTCCTGCCCCATAATCAGGATTCATACGATAACGATAGGACAAAGGTACTTTTGGCAGAATTAAAGGGACTGGATTCATTGTCTGAAGCGCAGCAGGAAGACTTAAATTTGGGAGTTAGGGCAATTTTGGCACATAACTGCTATCAATGCCACAGTGAAAATAAGCAAAAAGGCGATTTGGTGCTGGACAATAAACGCGGGGTATACCAAGGAGGAAAGTCGGGCCCCATTATTGTAGAGGGCAGGCCGGAAGAGAGTGAGATGTTTATAAGAGTAAGCCTTCCGCCCGATCATGATGATGTAATGCCGAAGAAAGGGAAAGTGTTGAAGGAAAGTGAAATAGGGTTGATTGAATTGTGGATCAAGAATGGTGCAAAATGGTCGGATGGAGCGCTAAAAATTTTTCCTGAGGCCGAGTTGGCCCTTTCACAACCCGAATTGCCAAAGGGCAATACGGAAAGTCATCCCGTAGATAAAATAATGGATTCTTATTTTAAGGAAAAAAGGATGAAATGGCCAGAGGTGGTGGATGATAGGACCTTTATTAGACGAGCCTATCTTGATATTCTAGGTCTGCTTCCGGAACCGCTTAAAATAGATCAGTTTGTGGGCAATAGGGATAAGGAGAAGAGAGCTAAGCTCATTGATGAATTGTTGGCCGACAAGCATAATTATACACAACATTGGTTGAGTTTTTGGAATGATATACTCAGGAACGATTACAGTGGTCCCGGATTTATAACAGGAGGACGCAAGCAGATTACAGATTGGTTGTACAAGTCGCTTATGGAAAATAAGCCTTATGACGTTATGGTCAAAGAATTGATAAATCCAACCGAAGCATCTGAAGGATTTATTAAAGGGATTAAATGGCGCGGCCTGGTCAATGCCAGTCAACGTACGGAAATGCAGGCGGCCCAAAATATAGGTCAGTCTTTGATGGGGGTGAACGTAAAATGTGCCTCCTGCCACAACAGTTTTGTTAGCAATCTTACCTTGGAACAATCCTACGGGTTTGCCTCGATTTTTGCAGATTCCATAATGGAACTGAATCGGTGTGATATGCCCATTGGGAAAATGGCCGAAGTAAATTTTTTATATCCCGAACTGGGCTCGGTAGAGGCGGAGAGTGTAAAGGAAAGATTGTTATTGCTCTCAGAGGTAATGGTAAAACCGGAGAACGGAAGACTGTACCGAACCATTACCAACAGGTTTTGGAAACGTCTTATGGGAAGAGGGATAGTGGAACCTGTAGACGAGATGGACAACGAACCATGGAATGCCGATCTGTTGGATTGGTTGGCCGCCATTTTTGTGGAGTCTGATTATGACATAAGGCATTTAATGAAAACGATAATGACCTCAAAGTCCTATCAGCTTGAATCTACCAGATTGGAAAATCAGGAGGATTTACAAAAGGGGTATGTCTTTAATGGGCCCATACTAAGACGGTTAAGTGCAGAGCAATTTTCAGATGCAGTTAGTCAAGTAGTGGCCCCCATGTATTATGCGGCCGCTTATGATCCCGATAATGAAGGCCTGCCTTCCAATAGAATCTGGCACAGGGAAATTAAGTTTGATCGTGATGTATTGCCCGAACCTGGAAAACGATATTTTAGGAATAGCTTCAATTTAAATGATAACAAAATACAGGCCGCAAAAGCATTGATTTCCGTGGATCATTCCTATGTGCTATATCTCAACGGCCAAAAAATCTCGGAAGGTACGGATTGGAGAAAAGTAGATCGTTTAGAGGTAACCAACATGCTTGTTCAAGGTGATAATATATTGGCTATAGAGGGTAATAACGAGGGAACCATTGCCAATCCCGCAGGAATCCTGTTTGCCATGAAAATTCAATATGCGGATGGGTCGGAAAAGTTGATCACTTCCAATGATAAATGGAAAAGTACGGATAAAGAACCTGGGAAGGGATGGGTAAACGTCAAATACGATGATGGTAGCTGGCAAGGGACGCGTAATTATGGTTCCAGTAACTGGGACAAATTAGTGAATTTTACTTTCGATAATCCGGAAAAGGAATTTGCCAGGGCCAGCCTTGTAAAACAACATCCGTTTATGAAGGTTATGGGTAGGCCCACTAGGGAAAATGTAGCCACTACAAGAGATGAACAAGCTACTTTGTTGCAGGCGCTGGAGTTGACCAATGGGGAATATTTTAATGGTGTACTCAAGGAAGGGGCAGCCGAATGGCTTAAGAAGTATGGTGATCGGAATGAGGAAATAGTACTCAATTTATATCAAAAAACCTTGGGAAGAAATCCGACCGATAAGGAAAAGGGGATAATGTTAAGCGCCTTGCAAACCGATGCGAAAGAGGAGGCATTGCAGGACCTTTTTTGGTCCATGTTCATTTCGCCCGAATTTCAATTTATATACTAA